From the Peptococcaceae bacterium 1198_IL3148 genome, the window TTGACCTAAAGGCGTTGGCACTGTTTACTCCCTTTTCTGCGCTTTCTACAATTCCCGGTTGGTTAATACCGGCAATTAACAGGATAAAGAATGCTAGTGCAAAACCAATGATAAATTTGGGGAAGCGATCCCAGATTTCTCTAGCTCTGACCTTGCCGCCAGTATTGGCGCCCTGGTTTTTATCAATGCGGAAAACTGACCATATAACTGCCAAAACAAAGGCCCACACACCGATGAAAATATCAATAAACACCTTGGTGGTGGTGGTAACCATCAGTATCCAGCCCTCTTCCCAATTAATGCCCAGTTCCTTTAATGCTTTGGCCCGGACTAAAGAATCGGTGATGGCTCCGGAGGCAATGGCGCCGCCATCACTTTTTACTGCCAAACCCATCCAAGCCCCTGCCACCATTGGATCTTGGTATAACAAAGCCGTTGCCAACCAAGGCAGAAAGAGCAATTCAATAGCAACAAATACAATAATTACCGCCGACAATATCACCGGTACTATGGGACGGGCACGAATGGCACTGCCAGTGGCAATGGCCGCTGAAACACCACAAATGGAAATACCCGATGCCAATGGTGCAGCCCACTCCGGTGTAAATTTAAAGTATTTACGGGCAATGAAATAAACCACCGGCCAGTAAATTAAATAAGCTTCCACCACTGCACAGAGACCCCGCACAATTACTGTGGTGGCCAATCCCATGGCACCAATGGTTTTAATGGCAATGGAAGCACCAAGAATAACAATACCGGTTTTAATAAACCATTCCGGTTTGGCGGCCTCCTTTAGGAAGTTAGCAAACCCCAAAAAGAAGTTTCCAATAATTAGGCCCACCACCATGGCTATCACATAGCCCATTTCGCCTAAACCTAAGGCCCAGGGGATGCCAAACTTATCAAGTTTATCTGGGGTGGCACCAATATAGGCAATTTGACCAACCACTACACAGGTCATGGTGATGAAAAATATAATGGTAAATCCAGCTATATACTTTTTGGTGTTACCCCCCATCACTGTTGCCCCAATGGTGGTTATTGCCAGTAAAAATAGATAAGTTAATAATAACGATTGCACACCTGACAAATTACCATAGGCATCAGAAACAGGTTTTAAAGCATCCGATAAGTTAATCCAAACACTACTCTTAACCGCCCAGCCCAACAGGTCCAGGCCAAAGATAGGTCCCAGCCCCAAGGCGAAGATTAACAAACCTAGCCAGGCCGCCCACCAGTCCTCATCCTTAATCATAGGTTTGCGATCATAGGAAATGTTTTCGGCACTCATTTTTATCCCCCCTTTTAATTAACTAATTATTACACTGTCAGGCGCACTTAATCATTTACCACCTCCTTTATATACATATAATTAAAATTTTAATAAATAGAACCTTGATTAAATATTCCCAATATTCTTATATTTGTTCGGAAATTTATTTTGATAAATACAAAGGGCACCCCAAAAGGGGTACCCCACATTACAACAATA encodes:
- a CDS encoding putative sulfate exporter family transporter; amino-acid sequence: MSAENISYDRKPMIKDEDWWAAWLGLLIFALGLGPIFGLDLLGWAVKSSVWINLSDALKPVSDAYGNLSGVQSLLLTYLFLLAITTIGATVMGGNTKKYIAGFTIIFFITMTCVVVGQIAYIGATPDKLDKFGIPWALGLGEMGYVIAMVVGLIIGNFFLGFANFLKEAAKPEWFIKTGIVILGASIAIKTIGAMGLATTVIVRGLCAVVEAYLIYWPVVYFIARKYFKFTPEWAAPLASGISICGVSAAIATGSAIRARPIVPVILSAVIIVFVAIELLFLPWLATALLYQDPMVAGAWMGLAVKSDGGAIASGAITDSLVRAKALKELGINWEEGWILMVTTTTKVFIDIFIGVWAFVLAVIWSVFRIDKNQGANTGGKVRAREIWDRFPKFIIGFALAFFILLIAGINQPGIVESAEKGVNSANAFRSILFALCFFSIGLITNVRKLWQAGMGRIVTVYAVALFCFILWVGLFISWLFYHGVMPPVVG